From a region of the Drosophila ananassae strain 14024-0371.13 chromosome XL, ASM1763931v2, whole genome shotgun sequence genome:
- the LOC6503999 gene encoding uncharacterized protein LOC6503999 — translation MSRQNGIIYSDIAIVSRGLRSIGKPASIDRLAKHMGNMLGVPSWMLKDDIKILLETYEPLGFFKKEDGRYSLPADLLQILNEQEREKQANLVVPAATVAPPNEPDAVYGYTSEIDMSQSLRHPYLHRFS, via the coding sequence ATGAGTCGTCAGAACGGAATCATATATTCGGACATCGCCATCGTGAGCAGGGGATTGCGTTCCATCGGCAAGCCCGCCTCCATCGACCGGCTCGCCAAGCACATGGGCAACATGCTGGGAGTCCCCTCCTGGATGCTAAAGGACGACATCAAGATCTTGCTCGAGACCTATGAGCCGCTGGGCTTCTTCAAGAAGGAGGACGGGCGCTACAGCCTCCCGGCCGATCTCCTCCAAATCCTCAACGAGCAGGAGCGCGAGAAGCAGGCCAACTTAGTCGTCCCCGCAGCCACCGTTGCCCCTCCAAACGAACCCGACGCGGTATATGGCTATACATCCGAGATCGATATGTCCCAGTCCCTGCGCCATCCGTATCTCCACAGATTCAGTTAG